Proteins encoded in a region of the Oncorhynchus clarkii lewisi isolate Uvic-CL-2024 chromosome 18, UVic_Ocla_1.0, whole genome shotgun sequence genome:
- the LOC139373142 gene encoding autophagy-related protein 9A-like, whose product MAAHFDTEYQRLEASYSDSPTGEENLLVHIPDGNKSPWHHIENLDLFFQRVYNLHQKNGFTCMLLGEVFELVQLLFVVGFTVFLANCVDYDILFANKFVNHTDSSKVTLPDAFLPVDVCGASIRDNVAVMFVLMISGVFWLHRLIKFIYNVCCYWEIRSFYTNALKMSMAELPYFTWQEVQARIVEIQKEHQICIHKKELTELDIYHRILRFKNYMVAMVNKSLLPVRFCPPLLGESVFYTRGLKYNFELIFFWGPGSLFESEWSLKPQYKRGGNRLELADKLASRILWIGIANLLLCPVVLVWQILYAFFSYTEVIKREPGSLGARCWSLYGRCYLRHFNELDHELMSRLSKGYKASSRYMNCFLSPLLTVVAKNVAFFAGSLLAVLIALTIYDEDVLAVEHVLSSITLLGVCITVCRSFIPDKHLVYCPEQLLRLILAHIHYMPDHWQGNAHRYETRDQFSQLFQYKAVFILEELTSPLVTPFILIFSLRRKSLEIIDFFRNFTVEVVGVGDTCSFAQMDIRQHGHPAWMSEGKTEASIYQQAEDGKTELSLMHFAITNPQWQPPTETTHFISQLKERVQRETTGDRQTLTSLSGSEPRSLIANFLAGPPSLASLHLGRDGSLTDHGPVGVSDGASALRSLSVSSTRGSCSSTHRSAGHASSASRAMPGSSTDARTASSGSSVWEGQLTSLVLSEYASTEMSIHALYIHELHKQQSGGELSRHTWHRQDSDDSSDSVTEEGGSGGGNPNPRNPIPRSHTFPISTPISTPGPIPSSNSGPNPDRGTTPGQEVTPLQSNSQRRSGGNTDSVGPGGRVVRSARVPMGGWAEEGRGGRHPDTVPEEGSEDDMPPNTHKVT is encoded by the exons ATGGCGGCACACTTTGACACAGAGTACCAGCGCCTAGAGGCTTCATACAGCGACTCTCCAACCGGAGAGGAGAACCTACTGGTGCACATACCTGATGGAAACAAGT CCCCGTGGCACCACATAGAGAACCTGGACCTGTTCTTCCAGAGG GTCTATAACCTGCACCAGAAGAATGGCTTCACCTGTATGCTGCTGGGAGAGGTCTTTGAGCTGGT CCAGTTGCTGTTTGTGGTAGGATTCACAGTCTTCTTGGCTAACTGTGTGGACTATGACATTCTGTTCGCTAACAAGTTTGTCAACCACACCGACTCCTCCAAAGTCACACTGCCTGACGCCTTCCTGCCTGTGGACGTCTGCGGTGCAAG TATCCGTGACAATGTGGCAGTGATGTTtgtgttgatgatatctggagtGTTCTGGCTGCATCGCCTCATCAAGTTCATCTACAACGTCTGCTGCTACTGGGAGATACGCTCCTTCTACACCAACGCACTCAAGATGAgcatg gcAGAGCTGCCATACTTCACATGGCAGGAGGTTCAGGCCCGGATCGTTGAGATCCAGAAGGAACACCAGATCTGTATCCACAAGAAAGAACTCACAGAACTGGACATATACCACCGTATCCTGCGCTTCAAAAACtacatg GTTGCCATGGTAAATAAGTCCCTCCTTCCCGTGCGTTTCTGCCCGCCACTGCTCGGGGAGAGTGTGTTTTACACCCGCGGCCTCAAGTACAACTTTGAACTCATCTTCTTCTGGGGGccag GCTCTCTGTTTGAGAGTGAGTGGAGTTTGAAGCCGCAGTATAAGAGAGGTGGTAACAGGTTGGAGCTGGCAGACAAACTGGCATCACGTATACTGTGGATCGGCATCGCCAACCTCTTACTCTGTCCTGTCGTGCTGGTCTGGCAAATACTGTATGCCTTCTTCAGCTATACAGAG GTGATAAAGCGTGAGCCAGGTAGTTTGGGAGCGAGGTGTTGGTCTCTGTACGGTCGATGTTACCTTCGTCACTTCAATGAGCTGGACCACGAACTGATGTCACGGCTCAGCAAGGGCTACAAA GCGTCCTCTAGGTATATGAACTGCTTCCTGTCCCCGTTGCTGACAGTTGTGGCTAAGAACGTGGCGTTTTTTGCTGGCTCCCTATTGGCTGTCCTCATTGCGCTGACCATCTACGACGAAGACGTCCTCGCCGTGGAACACGTCCTGTCGTCCATCACCCTGCTGGGAGTGTGTATCACTgtctgcag gtCTTTTATCCCAGACAaacacctggtctactgtccagAGCAGCTGCTCAGGTTGATCCTGGCTCACATCCACTACATGCCAGACCACTGGCAGGGCAACGCCCATCGCTACGAGACACGAGACCAGTTCTCACAGCTCTTCCAGTACAAGGCT GTGTTTATCCTAGAGGAGCTGACCAGCCCCCTGGTGACTCCCTTCATCCTGATCTTCAGTCTGAGGAGGAAGTCTCTGGAGATCATTGACTTCTTCAGGAACTTCACCGTGGAGGTGGTAGGGGTGGGAGACACCTGCTCCTTCGCTCAGATGGACATCAGACAGCACGGACACCCCGCa tgGATGTCTGAGGGGAAGACAGAGGCATCTATTTACCAACAGGCGGAGGATGGGAAGACTGAGCTTTCCCTGATGCATTTTGCCATCACCAACCCCCAGTGGCAGCCCCCCACCGAGACCACTCACTTCATCAGCCAGCTGaaggagagagtacagagagagactacaggagacagacagacactcacctcACTGTCCGGGTCAGAG cCAAGGAGTCTGATAGCTAACTTCCTGGCAGGTCCCCCCTCATTGGCCTCTCTTCATCTGGGGCGGGACGGCTCCTTGACCGATCACGGGCCGGTGGGTGTTAGTGACGGGGCATCAGCCTTGCGCTCCCTCTCAGTCAGCAGCACGAGGGGCAGCTGTAGCTCCACCCATAGGTCGGCCGGACACGCCTCTTCTGCAAGCAGAGCCATGCCGGGATCGAG TACTGATGCTCGAACTGCTAGTTCAGGCAGTAGTGTGTGGGAAGGTCAACTGACTAGTCTCGTCCTATCAGAATACGCCTCCACGGAGATGAGCATCCACGCACTCTATATAcatgag CTCCATAAGCAGCAGTCTGGAGGGGAGTTGTCCCGGCACACCTGGCACAGGCAGGACAGTGACGACAGTAGTGACAGCGTCACCGAGGAGGGGGGTTCAGGAGGAGGGAACCCTAACCCCCGAAACCCCATCCCCCGCTCACACACCTTCCCTATCTCCACCCCTATCTCCACCCCTGGCCCTATCCCCAGCTCTAACTCGGGCCCTAACCCTGACCGAGGTACCACACCGGGGCAGGAAGTGACACCACTCCAGAGCAACAGCCAGCGTCGCTCCGGGGGAAACACGG ACTCTGTTGGCCCGGGGGGCAGAGTGGTGAGGTCAGCGCGTGTGCCCATGGGGGGTTGGGCAGAGGAGGGACGTGGAGGCCGACACCCCGACACTGTACCTGAGGAGGGCTCAGAGGACGACATGCCTCCCAACACTCACAAG gtGACGTAA